The proteins below come from a single Tenuifilum thalassicum genomic window:
- a CDS encoding BF3164 family lipoprotein: MRLLYFTLFVTTSFILNSCLSNNHETDFADFPEYNEISTANVVQLPSILIFPNSIRVSDTLLFILDIKDVSGFLKIYSKKDFHLIKTFGEIGKGPNEFLNPHLSYVNTKKNVIFLSDVAGKKLYKIDLKKLIFSKVTTLSDYSISYKEYYQLFSSFALSSDGKFYASGPKGYDRFVLWDSAFNISNLGGKPLEDWDLEEPIRSLFYFNFLVYDSINHSIFCAYLNKDRICKFDINSKKTFEIFGKKHKDKRPESIGLNGLNQDYRAFGDLKIWETNLIAPYLGDNQIYYKNDGYEFVWPQKLLVFDLNLNPKVILKLNHQILSMDIDESGLLYILTPDEENKLYIYNLKKYL; the protein is encoded by the coding sequence ATGCGCTTATTATATTTCACACTGTTTGTCACTACCAGTTTTATTTTAAATTCTTGTTTAAGCAATAATCATGAAACAGATTTTGCTGATTTTCCAGAATATAATGAAATCTCCACGGCAAATGTGGTTCAATTGCCTAGTATTTTGATTTTCCCTAATTCAATTCGGGTTTCCGATACACTATTATTTATATTAGACATTAAGGATGTGTCGGGATTTTTAAAAATATATAGCAAAAAAGATTTTCATCTTATTAAAACTTTTGGTGAGATTGGGAAAGGCCCTAACGAGTTTCTAAATCCACATTTAAGCTATGTCAACACCAAAAAAAATGTTATTTTTCTTTCAGACGTAGCTGGAAAAAAACTTTATAAAATAGATTTGAAAAAATTAATTTTTAGCAAGGTGACAACTCTTTCAGACTACTCTATCAGTTACAAAGAGTATTACCAATTATTTTCTTCCTTTGCCTTATCTTCAGACGGGAAGTTCTACGCCTCTGGCCCGAAAGGTTATGACAGATTTGTTTTATGGGATTCTGCTTTTAATATTTCAAATCTGGGCGGGAAACCACTCGAGGATTGGGATTTAGAAGAACCCATACGATCATTATTTTATTTTAACTTTCTTGTTTACGATTCTATAAATCATTCTATTTTTTGTGCATATTTAAATAAAGATAGAATTTGTAAGTTTGATATTAATAGTAAAAAAACATTTGAGATTTTTGGGAAAAAACACAAGGATAAACGGCCAGAATCTATCGGCCTCAATGGCTTAAACCAGGATTACCGTGCGTTTGGTGATTTAAAGATTTGGGAAACCAATCTAATTGCTCCATATCTTGGTGATAATCAGATATATTATAAAAATGACGGTTATGAATTTGTTTGGCCACAGAAACTGTTAGTTTTTGATCTTAACCTAAACCCAAAAGTTATTCTTAAACTTAACCATCAAATCTTAAGCATGGACATTGATGAATCCGGACTTTTATATATTCTCACACCAGATGAAGAAAATAAGTTGTACATCTACAACCTTAAAAAATACTTGTAA
- a CDS encoding efflux RND transporter permease subunit, with the protein MRTSKRISGNSSLMPFGFRPYPVILIFILFALLGAVVAPRLSLKLYPSQTGEQLFINFYMYGAKPELVEMLATSRIESSISLIEGVKSIKSTSGEGWGEIDIEIAKNYDIENIRAKIVASIREIYPKLPHNISYPEVSEVSESESYKKRLLVYTLSGNLPSWQIKQLATNNLIPSIIGIDGVAEANIQGATELDWQIWLNHAAMEQFGISPSAVAKALKPYTLWEGVGETSLNNYSSHEVSITGPGLNRENLGSIPICMVNGRLIHLGQIARIGQRQRDADVAFRINGQPAVYLIISSTPSANQIVLADKIFETIKQKKEELPGIHFGKTYDATDQLRSDLNKNLIRTATSLGILLLFVLLTYRSFRYLWVVGFALTVNILLAAFLYFLLKIEIHLFSLSGFTLSLGLIIDNTLVTLDHLRAKGNMKIFTSLLAATLTTIAALASIFFMQSEQATNLVDFAWVIIINLVISLLVALFLIPALHKKTTGTENKKPKYAHLRTWVKIATGYKSFSLFASKNKRWGIVLGVLIIGIPTFLLPIKIESESFWANLYNKTIGSNTYQYEIKPITDKILGGTLRLFYNSSWANHSWSIPERTKLNVVFKMPDGATLQQADEVAKIFESHILSFEGVENLVTNVNRSRGTLTIYFDKQAESTPLPYELKAYLERLSITQAAADFYIYGVGLGFSNSTSTNFANSIITLKGYSHKALMSWALQFADSIAKNPRVNKVWITGGERWLFTDELKHYSNFDTEKLLSRNINPQSIFSKLSNYTKSNAWHGWIPIENHVKRMEISSDIELLSDFEINQLVMNLDSSGVRVGDVSTFHTRFVRDNIYREDQQYIITLAYNLIGPDKLIEKTLKKQIEKINSVLPQGFLAKAPYVNWSTEKDLWSYYLIFLMLLLIFIISAALFESLVQPLTVISIIPLSFAGVFLTYWIFELPFDQGTIASFLLLGGLVVNSAIYILNEMNHLNKNAEAPLRNYFKALRYKLTPILLTILSTVLGLLPFVIFGEEPFWYSLALGTIGGLIFSIPVILIFLPALPGVLKQNRKQH; encoded by the coding sequence ATGAGAACATCCAAAAGAATCTCTGGCAATTCGAGTTTAATGCCGTTTGGGTTCAGGCCATACCCGGTTATCCTTATATTCATTCTGTTTGCCCTGCTTGGCGCAGTTGTAGCACCCAGGCTTTCGCTCAAACTTTACCCTTCGCAAACGGGGGAGCAACTCTTCATAAACTTTTACATGTATGGTGCCAAACCCGAATTGGTTGAGATGCTTGCCACATCGCGAATCGAATCGTCCATCTCGCTGATTGAGGGGGTAAAAAGCATTAAATCGACATCGGGTGAGGGTTGGGGTGAGATTGATATTGAAATTGCCAAGAACTACGACATCGAGAATATTAGAGCAAAAATAGTTGCATCGATTAGAGAAATATACCCCAAACTACCCCATAACATAAGCTATCCCGAGGTTTCAGAAGTAAGCGAATCGGAAAGCTACAAAAAAAGGTTACTGGTATATACCCTTTCGGGCAATTTGCCAAGCTGGCAAATTAAACAGCTGGCCACCAACAACCTGATACCCTCAATCATTGGTATAGATGGTGTTGCGGAAGCAAATATACAAGGAGCAACGGAGTTGGATTGGCAGATATGGCTTAATCACGCTGCCATGGAGCAGTTCGGAATTAGCCCATCAGCTGTAGCTAAAGCACTTAAACCCTATACCCTGTGGGAGGGTGTGGGAGAAACCAGCCTCAATAATTATTCAAGCCACGAAGTTTCAATTACAGGGCCAGGCTTAAACCGAGAAAACCTTGGCAGCATCCCTATCTGCATGGTTAACGGACGACTAATTCATTTAGGACAAATCGCACGCATTGGTCAAAGGCAAAGGGATGCCGATGTAGCCTTTAGAATAAATGGGCAGCCTGCGGTGTATCTTATCATTTCATCAACTCCAAGTGCTAACCAAATTGTACTGGCCGATAAGATTTTCGAAACGATAAAGCAAAAAAAAGAGGAGCTGCCAGGTATCCACTTCGGAAAAACTTACGATGCAACCGACCAGCTGCGTAGCGATTTAAATAAAAATTTAATTCGGACTGCAACTTCGCTAGGCATTCTACTGCTTTTTGTGCTTTTGACATATCGCAGTTTCCGATATCTATGGGTTGTCGGTTTCGCATTAACGGTAAACATATTGCTAGCCGCATTCTTATACTTTCTCCTAAAAATAGAGATTCATCTTTTCTCGCTTTCGGGCTTTACCCTTTCATTAGGACTCATCATTGATAACACCCTTGTGACCTTAGACCATTTAAGGGCTAAGGGTAATATGAAAATCTTCACGTCGCTTTTAGCAGCAACCCTCACCACCATTGCCGCATTGGCATCGATATTTTTCATGCAGAGCGAGCAGGCCACAAACCTGGTTGACTTTGCCTGGGTTATAATAATTAATTTAGTAATTTCACTGCTTGTCGCTCTGTTCCTTATTCCGGCATTACACAAAAAGACAACCGGAACAGAAAACAAAAAGCCAAAATACGCTCATCTTCGAACGTGGGTAAAAATAGCAACTGGCTATAAATCGTTTTCGCTATTTGCAAGCAAGAATAAACGGTGGGGAATAGTGTTAGGAGTACTAATAATAGGCATACCAACATTTTTGCTTCCAATCAAAATCGAGAGTGAAAGTTTTTGGGCTAATCTTTATAACAAGACTATAGGCAGTAACACCTACCAGTACGAGATAAAACCCATTACAGATAAGATTCTTGGGGGTACACTGAGGCTATTCTACAACAGCTCCTGGGCGAATCATTCGTGGAGTATTCCCGAAAGAACAAAACTTAATGTGGTGTTCAAGATGCCCGATGGCGCAACTCTTCAACAAGCCGATGAGGTTGCCAAAATTTTCGAATCGCACATACTCTCTTTTGAAGGGGTTGAAAATCTGGTAACCAATGTAAACAGGAGTAGAGGCACTCTAACAATTTATTTTGACAAGCAGGCGGAGAGCACTCCCCTGCCCTATGAGCTAAAAGCATACCTGGAGCGTTTATCGATAACTCAAGCAGCAGCCGATTTTTACATCTATGGAGTAGGTTTAGGCTTTTCCAACAGCACCTCAACAAATTTCGCCAATTCAATAATTACGCTTAAGGGATACAGCCATAAAGCACTCATGTCTTGGGCTTTACAATTTGCCGATAGCATTGCCAAAAACCCCAGGGTAAACAAGGTATGGATTACCGGAGGCGAAAGATGGCTTTTTACTGATGAATTAAAACATTATTCAAATTTTGATACCGAAAAACTGCTATCGCGTAACATTAATCCGCAATCAATTTTTAGCAAACTTTCAAACTACACAAAATCCAACGCATGGCATGGTTGGATACCCATTGAAAACCATGTAAAAAGGATGGAAATTTCTTCCGATATAGAATTGCTTAGCGATTTTGAAATAAACCAGCTGGTAATGAATTTAGATTCTTCAGGAGTAAGAGTAGGAGATGTTTCAACATTTCATACTCGCTTTGTTAGAGATAACATATACAGGGAAGATCAGCAGTATATCATAACGCTAGCCTATAACTTAATTGGTCCCGACAAATTGATTGAAAAGACGCTTAAAAAGCAAATAGAAAAAATAAATTCGGTTCTCCCCCAGGGATTTTTGGCCAAGGCACCATATGTTAATTGGAGTACCGAAAAGGATTTATGGAGCTACTACCTCATCTTTCTAATGCTGCTTCTGATTTTCATTATTTCGGCTGCACTATTTGAGTCGTTGGTTCAACCTCTTACCGTAATTTCAATAATCCCACTATCTTTTGCCGGGGTTTTCCTTACCTATTGGATATTCGAACTTCCATTCGACCAAGGTACAATAGCTTCGTTTCTTCTACTTGGTGGACTTGTTGTGAACTCTGCCATATACATTTTAAACGAGATGAACCATCTGAACAAAAATGCTGAAGCTCCCTTACGAAACTATTTTAAGGCATTAAGATACAAGTTAACCCCTATCCTATTAACCATTTTATCGACCGTTCTGGGACTTCTACCTTTTGTGATATTTGGGGAAGAACCATTTTGGTACTCATTAGCCCTTGGAACAATAGGCGGGCTGATTTTCAGCATTCCTGTAATTCTGATTTTTCTGCCTGCTCTACCAGGCGTGTTAAAACAAAATAGAAAACAACATTAA
- a CDS encoding GIY-YIG nuclease family protein, whose translation MYYVYAIYSERCDKIYIGYTSDLEARLAAHNHPKNKGWTRRYRPWELVYYEEYTSKRDALTRERELKGHKGRDFIRELIGRRG comes from the coding sequence ATGTACTACGTATACGCCATCTACTCGGAGCGGTGCGACAAGATCTACATCGGCTACACGTCGGACCTGGAGGCCCGGCTGGCCGCGCACAACCACCCGAAGAATAAGGGCTGGACCAGGCGCTACCGGCCGTGGGAGTTGGTCTACTATGAGGAGTACACCTCAAAGCGAGATGCGCTGACCCGGGAGCGCGAGCTCAAGGGGCACAAGGGTAGGGACTTCATCCGCGAGCTGATAGGACGGAGGGGCTAG
- a CDS encoding peptidase associated/transthyretin-like domain-containing protein, which yields MKEEAISIFKCSATFLLATFFSMVICSPAALSQNVTIKTVGTDSTAIEYATVFLRSKNITYITNDAGELELDSAQLFSTDTLIFTHISYQTDSLNTQELKTDSNGVYIIWLEPKVQKINEVVIKSKKIQYYKELIRNFEKSKSDIPLIFKGILTYMETQNGKPLFSLVSDIVAMQGSNQKDYFSNHSLEWDIPHLTFAILGSYYYIDSTYSSPDSYNELDKWFKFKELKWTELFTYGRGPMSSRYSKYYEYKLDSTTGEENLKKYYLSFSSIRKTKSKHITIGKGQVVANNKLQPILIVYHNPLYPIRYPSNRIHFARNMKEYNEVDSIGFINNDTLSVPAYISYTATFPNGRKVSASLSFYSFTQNNIPKKSEYNTIQVLDYLNGPEYNLYLLPFDKESTRTSKKIIEFQNAYNINYTWVSKPLTISKEENKSHSEKFIELSQKYRNLLWEIFQNPEYWRSFSLQ from the coding sequence ATGAAAGAGGAAGCAATAAGTATATTTAAATGCTCAGCTACTTTTCTGCTGGCAACTTTTTTCAGCATGGTTATCTGCAGCCCAGCTGCATTATCACAAAACGTTACAATCAAGACAGTGGGAACAGATTCAACCGCAATTGAATACGCAACTGTTTTTTTAAGATCAAAAAACATTACGTACATCACAAACGATGCTGGTGAGCTTGAACTTGATTCGGCTCAGCTTTTTTCTACCGATACTTTAATATTTACTCACATTAGTTACCAAACCGATTCCCTTAATACGCAAGAGCTTAAAACTGATAGCAATGGTGTTTATATTATTTGGCTTGAGCCTAAAGTTCAAAAAATCAACGAAGTTGTCATAAAAAGTAAAAAGATACAATACTATAAAGAACTTATTCGTAATTTCGAAAAATCTAAATCCGATATTCCATTAATTTTTAAAGGTATCCTAACCTATATGGAGACCCAAAATGGCAAGCCATTGTTCTCCTTGGTTAGCGACATAGTCGCAATGCAAGGCAGCAATCAAAAAGATTACTTTAGCAATCACTCACTAGAATGGGACATTCCACATCTAACATTTGCTATCCTTGGCTCTTACTACTATATCGATAGTACTTATAGCTCCCCCGACAGTTACAATGAACTGGACAAATGGTTTAAATTTAAAGAATTGAAATGGACGGAGCTGTTCACTTACGGAAGGGGTCCAATGTCATCAAGGTATTCAAAATATTATGAATACAAATTGGATAGCACTACAGGGGAAGAGAATTTAAAAAAGTACTATCTTTCCTTCAGTAGCATAAGAAAAACCAAATCAAAGCACATTACGATTGGAAAAGGGCAGGTAGTGGCTAACAACAAGCTACAACCGATCCTTATAGTTTACCATAATCCTTTATATCCAATTCGTTACCCTTCTAACAGAATTCATTTTGCAAGGAATATGAAAGAATATAACGAAGTAGATTCCATTGGGTTTATAAATAATGACACCTTAAGTGTGCCAGCTTACATTTCATACACTGCAACATTTCCAAATGGAAGAAAAGTGTCTGCTTCTTTGTCTTTCTATAGCTTTACCCAAAATAATATTCCTAAAAAGAGTGAATACAACACAATTCAAGTTTTAGACTATCTCAATGGACCTGAATATAACTTATATCTTTTACCATTTGATAAAGAGTCAACTAGAACTTCAAAAAAGATAATCGAATTTCAGAATGCTTATAACATTAACTACACTTGGGTCTCAAAGCCTTTAACTATTAGTAAGGAAGAAAATAAATCACATTCAGAGAAATTTATTGAACTGTCACAAAAATACAGGAATCTACTATGGGAAATATTTCAAAACCCGGAATACTGGAGATCATTTTCTTTGCAGTAA
- a CDS encoding oligosaccharide flippase family protein — MKRIFTTNLIFLLLLNAVIKPIWIFAIDRNVQITLGAQEYGLFFTLFNFTLFFNFLLDFGITNFNNREISFHPNKISNQFFNIIIIKATLALLYIIISIAAAIMVGFNNEQIKLLILLSTNQILASFILFIRSNLNALHHFKADSILSVLDKLILIALISIYLWGDTNMQFNVYIFALCQTFSYVLALITSLWLLLKRYNIHININLSKTRIKQIVKEGFPFATLVLLMSLYSRLDTVFIERLSDKGALSAGVYAQAFRLFDAFNMYPFLFASLMLPVISRMLSEKKDISDMFRFNMIILIVPVIAVAVPTIIFDKPLMSILYKEHIEISAEVLKLLMGSFFFVALSYLFGTALTANGNIWLLCRISLFTLVVNILLSIILIPQIGVIGAGFVNLISNGIAAVLQWFFFTKTFRIKIDWVITFKIVIFIIATIIVSVIFFEKSNASILGYIGAILAILVLAFLSGLIKLKSMITLLKDSKGE, encoded by the coding sequence ATGAAGCGCATTTTTACAACAAATCTCATCTTCCTCTTACTGCTTAATGCAGTAATAAAGCCCATTTGGATTTTTGCTATCGATCGAAACGTCCAAATCACTCTAGGTGCTCAAGAGTATGGACTGTTTTTTACCCTATTCAACTTCACACTTTTTTTTAACTTCTTGCTAGATTTTGGAATAACAAACTTCAATAACAGGGAAATAAGTTTTCATCCAAATAAGATAAGTAACCAATTCTTCAATATCATCATTATAAAAGCCACATTAGCCTTGCTTTACATTATAATAAGCATTGCAGCTGCTATAATGGTTGGCTTTAATAACGAGCAGATCAAATTGCTTATTCTGCTTTCCACAAACCAAATACTGGCCTCATTCATATTATTTATACGCTCAAACCTAAACGCTTTGCATCACTTTAAAGCCGACAGCATATTGAGTGTACTAGATAAACTGATTTTGATTGCTCTTATCTCCATATACTTATGGGGAGACACAAACATGCAATTTAATGTTTACATATTTGCCCTTTGCCAAACCTTTTCGTACGTGTTAGCACTTATCACCTCTCTTTGGTTACTGCTTAAAAGGTATAACATCCACATAAACATCAATTTAAGCAAAACCAGAATTAAACAAATAGTAAAAGAAGGATTTCCTTTTGCTACGTTGGTTCTTCTCATGTCTCTTTATAGCAGGCTTGATACTGTTTTTATTGAGCGCCTTAGCGATAAAGGTGCATTATCAGCAGGTGTTTATGCGCAAGCCTTTAGGCTTTTCGACGCTTTTAACATGTACCCATTCCTATTTGCATCGCTCATGTTACCTGTTATATCAAGAATGTTAAGTGAAAAAAAAGATATTTCTGATATGTTCCGATTCAATATGATAATTCTTATAGTTCCGGTTATTGCAGTTGCAGTACCAACTATAATTTTCGACAAACCACTTATGTCCATTTTGTACAAGGAACATATTGAAATTTCTGCAGAAGTTTTAAAACTACTTATGGGATCATTCTTTTTTGTAGCGCTTTCGTATCTTTTTGGCACTGCACTAACTGCCAATGGGAACATATGGCTGCTTTGTCGTATTTCTCTATTCACATTAGTTGTAAACATACTACTATCAATCATACTAATCCCTCAAATTGGTGTTATAGGAGCAGGATTTGTTAATTTAATCTCAAATGGGATAGCAGCGGTTTTACAGTGGTTCTTCTTTACAAAAACCTTTAGGATTAAGATAGATTGGGTAATCACTTTTAAAATCGTCATCTTCATTATTGCAACAATAATTGTCTCTGTCATATTTTTTGAGAAAAGCAACGCCTCTATTCTAGGTTATATAGGCGCAATTTTAGCAATCCTCGTTCTCGCTTTCTTATCAGGCTTAATCAAATTAAAATCCATGATAACCCTTTTAAAAGATTCAAAAGGTGAATAG
- a CDS encoding GIY-YIG nuclease family protein, with protein MGYTSDLEARLRAHNHPNNRGWTRRYRPWELVYYEEYTSKRDALTRERELKQHKGRDFIRELIGRRG; from the coding sequence ATCGGCTACACGTCGGACCTGGAGGCCAGGCTTAGGGCGCACAACCACCCGAATAATAGGGGCTGGACCAGGCGCTACCGGCCGTGGGAGTTGGTCTACTATGAGGAGTACACCTCAAAGCGAGATGCGCTGACCCGGGAGCGCGAGCTGAAGCAGCACAAAGGTAGGGACTTCATCCGCGAGCTGATAGGACGGAGGGGTTAG
- a CDS encoding efflux RND transporter periplasmic adaptor subunit: MKKTIVKAISYFFCIYTITFSFQSCRTPINSENNKTEGGGAKAIPVYVTTAKAEVKTFYNELWCNGKVEAGQAATLNFEQPGIVKEVLIRNGQEVKRGDILVRLDDSQQRLALQKAEGMLERAKVEMADILLGYNSSGDTANISPQVKQTACIRSGLYDARLELKEAQLHLSKTIIKSPINGRIVDFEVQPNNPTSIYNKVCRIIDESSLRVRFGIMETELEWAQVGTEVQVSPLSSSGIKVIGHIAEVNRIVDKTGMVSVVASLPKTQHLIPGMNVKLCIRKAIPNALVIPIEALTQRQNRDVVFVMSDSLAIWKYVEVGPRNITEVVITDGLKPGEKVIVKGNATIGHEAWVKELISE, encoded by the coding sequence ATGAAAAAAACTATAGTAAAAGCGATCAGCTATTTTTTTTGTATTTACACAATTACGTTTTCATTTCAGTCGTGCAGGACTCCTATTAATAGTGAAAATAACAAAACCGAAGGTGGCGGAGCAAAGGCCATACCCGTTTACGTAACAACAGCTAAGGCAGAGGTAAAAACATTTTACAATGAGCTATGGTGTAATGGTAAGGTTGAAGCAGGTCAGGCAGCAACTCTTAACTTTGAGCAACCCGGGATTGTTAAGGAGGTACTTATCCGCAACGGACAAGAAGTTAAGAGAGGAGATATACTTGTCAGGCTCGACGATAGCCAACAAAGGCTGGCCCTGCAAAAGGCCGAAGGCATGCTTGAAAGGGCTAAGGTAGAAATGGCCGATATTCTTTTGGGCTATAACTCATCGGGTGATACGGCCAATATATCTCCACAGGTTAAACAAACAGCCTGTATACGCAGCGGGTTGTACGATGCCAGGCTAGAACTTAAAGAGGCACAGCTACACCTATCGAAAACGATTATTAAATCGCCTATAAATGGCCGGATTGTTGATTTTGAGGTACAACCAAATAATCCCACATCGATTTACAACAAGGTTTGCAGGATAATAGATGAGTCATCGTTAAGGGTGCGCTTTGGCATAATGGAAACAGAGTTGGAATGGGCACAGGTCGGAACCGAGGTTCAGGTTTCGCCTCTTTCTTCGTCAGGAATAAAAGTTATTGGCCATATAGCTGAGGTTAACCGCATAGTTGATAAAACCGGAATGGTAAGCGTTGTAGCATCTCTCCCAAAGACTCAGCATTTAATACCGGGCATGAATGTAAAGCTATGCATACGTAAAGCCATTCCCAACGCACTGGTTATTCCAATTGAAGCATTAACCCAGCGGCAAAACCGCGATGTGGTATTTGTCATGTCCGATTCTCTTGCCATTTGGAAGTATGTTGAGGTAGGTCCGCGTAATATTACCGAGGTTGTAATTACCGATGGCCTTAAGCCCGGCGAAAAGGTAATAGTAAAAGGCAATGCAACCATTGGGCATGAGGCATGGGTAAAGGAGCTAATATCGGAATAG
- a CDS encoding DUF1987 domain-containing protein, with translation MGILVEKTQDCPYINFSEEGILEIEGRSITEDPFTFWQPILEWVESYCTNPAPNTQLIVFLEYSNSSSNKYLSEIFRKLEEVNGKKTKVSVKWHYENGDDAVQQLGEDFESIFELPFEFIAEDVEKQRATKVKIRSKKTGAEAIISYKYWDAIVRNGHGDEYQVLQELS, from the coding sequence ATGGGAATATTAGTAGAAAAAACCCAAGATTGTCCATATATTAACTTCTCCGAAGAAGGCATATTAGAGATTGAAGGTCGTTCAATCACTGAAGACCCATTTACATTTTGGCAACCTATACTTGAGTGGGTAGAAAGTTATTGCACCAATCCAGCTCCAAACACCCAGCTAATTGTATTCTTGGAATACTCTAACAGTAGTTCAAATAAATATCTTAGCGAGATATTTAGAAAGTTAGAAGAGGTAAACGGCAAAAAAACAAAAGTTAGCGTTAAATGGCACTACGAAAATGGCGACGATGCAGTACAACAATTAGGTGAAGATTTTGAATCGATATTTGAATTGCCCTTTGAGTTTATTGCTGAAGATGTTGAAAAGCAACGGGCAACAAAGGTTAAAATTCGTAGCAAGAAAACTGGTGCCGAAGCAATAATTTCTTACAAATACTGGGATGCTATTGTAAGAAATGGTCATGGCGACGAATACCAAGTTCTTCAAGAGCTTTCATAA
- a CDS encoding BF3164 family lipoprotein, with protein sequence MRNLSYIFIGLLLFSSCGSISTNKEIKVSSFPVEKELVGKWVSLENSQFPDYIGIVDSFILTKTFQQSDSFLFQLYIKNCHKQYLRFGKAGKGPNEFLNPKPTGQVETKGNKIGLWVNDLYKQKYMFINLTQTINDKKTIIDKEFITPKEAEIGLDAFILKNNDIAGTSMSEKGRLFYYNHKDKTTKWVEYFPKVTYPPVKEEQLHNLYSSTTRISPNQKYIVSALRLFKRIDVFNDKLDHIFSITFKDSPKEPNFFKDEKNPIPNNLVHYYTDLFLSSKYIYALNSAITQTDLSKENDTRYSEVQVFTYTGAPIALYKLDHFIGSFTVDEENGIIWGISMPKEDLSTQIVSYNIK encoded by the coding sequence ATGCGAAATCTATCCTATATTTTTATCGGCCTGCTCTTGTTTTCAAGCTGTGGCAGTATCTCTACTAATAAAGAAATAAAAGTTTCAAGCTTCCCTGTAGAAAAGGAGCTAGTAGGCAAATGGGTTTCACTTGAGAATTCCCAATTCCCTGACTACATTGGGATAGTTGATTCTTTCATCCTTACTAAAACATTTCAACAAAGCGATAGCTTTCTATTTCAACTTTACATCAAAAATTGCCATAAACAATATCTACGATTTGGCAAAGCAGGTAAAGGGCCAAATGAGTTTTTAAACCCAAAGCCAACTGGGCAAGTAGAAACAAAAGGTAATAAAATTGGCCTATGGGTGAACGATTTGTACAAACAAAAATACATGTTTATAAACCTTACCCAGACTATTAATGACAAAAAAACAATAATTGATAAGGAGTTTATCACACCAAAAGAAGCTGAAATTGGTCTTGATGCATTTATCCTAAAAAACAATGACATAGCTGGCACTTCAATGAGCGAAAAAGGGCGACTATTCTATTACAACCATAAGGATAAAACAACCAAATGGGTGGAATATTTTCCTAAGGTCACCTATCCTCCAGTAAAGGAGGAACAGCTTCACAATTTATATTCAAGTACAACGAGAATCAGCCCAAACCAAAAGTATATCGTGTCTGCATTAAGGTTGTTTAAAAGGATTGATGTCTTTAACGATAAGTTAGATCATATTTTTTCTATTACTTTTAAAGACAGCCCCAAAGAACCAAACTTTTTCAAAGACGAAAAGAATCCAATACCTAATAACCTGGTACATTACTATACCGATCTTTTTCTTTCATCAAAATATATCTATGCACTTAATTCTGCCATAACACAAACCGACCTCTCAAAAGAGAACGACACCCGTTACTCCGAAGTTCAGGTATTTACTTACACTGGCGCTCCTATTGCACTATACAAGCTAGACCATTTCATAGGTTCCTTTACTGTTGACGAAGAGAATGGTATAATCTGGGGCATTTCAATGCCCAAAGAAGATTTAAGCACCCAAATTGTTAGCTACAACATAAAATAA